Below is a genomic region from Escherichia ruysiae.
GATTCACCAGACTTAAGGAAATTAGGTGATTTAAAGTTTAAAAGAAGATATTTTCGATTAATTATATCGCTAAAAGGGCGTGCAACATGTAATTCGGTTGTTCCAACACCAATGCCGTTTTTTAAGCAAGAAAAAATAGCTGCTTTACTATTTTCAAAGCAAGGTGTTATTTTTGCAATAGCGATATCACCATTAGCAAAGTGTGTATAACCTTTTTTAACATCTTTCCATTTTTTTATTTCAAATTCATGCGTGCCATCAAATTTAGTAGATATGAGTGGCATTGGAATAAATGATATTTCTTGCTCATCATCACTGACATCAATTTTAGGATTTATTTCCGCAATTCTAGTTAGCGTTGTCCACTCCCATCCCTCCGGCAATTCAAACGGCTTCTCTTCCTCGCTAATTTCTGGCAGTGGTTTTTGCTTTTTAATTTTGCCCTGTTTCACCAGCTCGGCCTTTTCCGCCGCAATACGCTTCAACAGCTCCGACGCCGGTTCGTCATTCGGATCTTGCGGCACTAGTTTACCGCGCACAGCCAGTTCCAGAATTAGCTCACGCAATTTCTTAATGCCATACAAATCAATTTTACCGGAACTGCCGCGCCCGGCGGTGGAACGGGTTTGCAACGCCGAGGTCCAGGTTTCCATATGATCAACGATCAGCTTTTCCACACTCATCAGTGAACCTCCTTGCCAGACAGCGCAGCGCCAAGAATATCGCGAAGTTGATTACGCAGCGTCTGGATCTCCGCCTGCTGTTTTGCATACTGCACTAACAGTTCATCCGGATCATGGCTGACGGTTTCCGCCTGATGTGGGTTTTTAATATCCAGATTGAAGTTACGCGCAATGACATCATCAATGCTGACTTTCCAAGCCTGCTCATTCTCGACGCGGCTGGCAAAACCATCAGCCTCGTTGCCCCACCAGTCGATCTCCGCCTGAAACTCTTCAAACTTCATCGGCTTGGTTTTGCTGTAGTTTTTCACGCCCGCCGGATACGGATGTTCATAGAACCAAATCTCTTTGGTTGGTTGACCTTTGGTAAAGAACAACAGGTTGGTTTTAATGCCGGTATAGGGATTAAACACACCATTCGGTAAACGCACGATGGTATGCAGGTTGCACTCTTCGGTAAGTAGCTTTTTGATTTTGGTTTTAACGCCTTCGCCAAATAGCGTGCCATCCGGCAATACCACCGCCGCACGACCGTTTTTCGCCAGTACTTCCACAATCAGTTGCAGGAACAGATCCGCCGTTTCGCGGGTTTGCATCTCTGCCGGAAAGTTCTTCTCAATACCGTCTTCTTCCGTGCCACCAAACGGCGGGTTGGTAACAATGACATCCAGTTGCTCATCCCAGGAGGAAAGCGGTTTGTTCAGGGTGTTGTCGTGACGAATTTGTACCGGTACTTCAATGCCGTGCAGCAGCATATTGGTGGTCGCCAGCAGGTGCGGAAGCTGTTTTTTCTCAACACCGTGGATCTGTTGTTGCAGCGTCTGATGATCGGCGACGCTCTTCACGTATTTGTTCTTTACATGATCGAACGCGCAGGCAAGAAAACCACCCGTACCGCAGGCCGGGTCCATAATGGATTCGCCGAGTTTCGGATCAATGCGATCCACCATAAAGCGAGTGACGGCGCGTGGAGTATAGAATTCGCCAGCATTGCCCGCAGATTGCAGATCTTTAAGGATCTGTTCGTAAATATCACCAAACAGATGGCGTTCGCTGGCGCTGGTAAAGTCAATTTCGTTCAGCTTGTTGATCACCTGACGCAGTAGCGTACCGTTTTTCATATAGTTATAGGCATCGCTGAACGCCTGCTTCACCACGTAGCCGCGTGGGTTTTTATCGATAGGCGCAGTGAGGTTTTTCAACGCCGGGAACAGATCATCATTAACGAATTCCAGCAGAGAATCACCGGTAATGCCCTGCGCGTTTGCGGCCCAACTGCGCCACAAATAACGCTGGGGGATCGGATATTGATAGTTATCCTGCTCCAGTTCCAGCGCCTCTTCCTGGGCATCGAAGATTTTCAAAAACAGCAGCCAGGAGAGCTGACCGAGACGCTGCGCATCGCCGTCCACACCGGCATCTTTGCGCATAATATCTTGTAATGATTTGATTACTGAACTGATAGACATGTTGTATTCCATGAAAAACAAGGCCTTCTGCAACATGATGGTTGCAGAAGGCACAAAAGAGAGTTGTTAAGCAGAGCGGGGCGGTAATTGGTAGATTTCGTTTTCCAGCTCGCTGAGCGCCTGATTATACCCGTTACGGTCGCCAAATCCGGTTTTAATAATCTCCGGTAAGGTGCCCATGCTGTCGAATGGTTTAAGTTTCAGCACCTGAATACTTTCGATCTCCTGTACGCCCGCATCGGCGTATTTATCCAGCAGATTATCGAGCACGGCTTGCGCTGCTTCAGAGTATTTTGTGAAGTAGTTCCGCTTGCGCACGTTCTCGGCGCGCTCTTTGCGGGTTAACGGCGGCTGACCATACACTACGTGGCAAAGCATGTCGAACGGGTCGAGATCTTTACCGACTTCTTCTGCCAGTACTTCCCAGATGATCCCCTGTTGCTCCAGCTCGTGAATGATCGCTTCTTTGCGATCGGCGTCCTGCCACTTGCGGGTAAAGTCATCCAGCGAGGCATATTCTTTAAGCAGTGTTTTGCGGGTGTAATCTTTAAAAGATTCGGTAACCAGTTTACCGTCGGCATCGTAATACTGAACACGCTGCGCAATAACACCCACCGCTACACCGTTGACGTGAAACTTGCGGATTTTCTTCTCGTCTTCTTCCGGAAGTGGGCCGACATCATCGGTATCGGTAACCTGGTATGGCGGCGCAGGCGGTTCATCAACGCCTGTCACCTGTTCTTCGTCATGTTCGCTGATTTCTTCGAGTTTCTCTTCAAAATCAGATTCTGGATCGGCGATATCCTCTGGTGTGGTATCCATGACTTTTTCGGGAATGCCATCGAAACGCTCATCGGCAAACAGTTCGGTGGCTTTTTTAAAGTCGAGGATGGTAAACCAGAGTTTGCCGTAACGTTCGTCGATGCGTGTACCACGACCGATAATCTGCTTGAATTTGGTCATCGACTGGATGTTCTGATCCAGTACTACCAGTTTGCAGGTTTTAGCATCCACACCGGTGGTCATCAGCTCTGAAGTGGTCGCGATAACCGGGTACGGTTTTTTCGGGTTGATGAAGTTATCCAACTGAGCTTTGCCAATTTCATCATCACCGGTGATTTTCATGACGTATTTGTCGTTCTTTTTCACCTGCTCCGGGTTGAGATTAACCAGGGCGCGGCGCATACGTTCTGCATGATCGATGTCGTTACAGAAGACGATGGTTTTATCCATCGGGTTGGTGCGCTTGAGGTAGTCGGTAATGGTTCTGGCAACCAGTTCTGTGCGTTCGTCGATTACCATCGTGCGATCGAAATCTTTCTGGTTATAGATACGATCGTCGATCACTTCGCCGTTTAAGTCAGTTTGCCCTTTGGTTGGGCGCCAGCCTTGCAGATCAACATCAATATCAACACGGACAACTTTATACGGGGCGAGGAAGCCGTCTTCGATCCCTTCTTTTAGCGAGTAGACGTAAACCGGATCGCCGAAGTAATCCGTGCTGGAGACTTCATGCGTCTCTTTTGGCGTGGCGGTTAAGCCAATTTGGGTGGCTGAACTGAAATAATCAAGGATCTCTCGCCAGGCGCTATCTTCGGATGCGCTGCCGCGATGGCATTCGTCGATCACGATCAGATCGAAGAAATCTGGTGCGACTTGTTTAAACGCTTTTTGGTTTTCCTCCGGGCCAGTTATAGCCTGATAGAGCGCGAGGTGTATTTCATAAGCGGGATCAATGGTGCGTCCGCTGACTTTGGTCATTGCCGTACCAAATGGCTGGAAATCATTATTTTTGGTTTGGTCGACCAGAATGTTGCGATCGGCAAGGAACAGAATGCGTTTTTTATTTTTTGATTTCCACAGGCGCCAGATGATCTGGAATGCGGTATAGGTTTTCCCTGTTCCGGTCGCCATTACCAGCAGAATGCGGTTTTGCCCGTTGGAGACGGCTTCTATGGTTTTGTTGATTGCCTGAAGCTGATAATAACGTGGCGATTTACCGCTGCCATCGTCGTAATAGTCCTGAGTAATCACCGGAAGCTGAGCTTGTGTGTATCCTTTCCAGAGGCAGAATTTTTGCCAGAGTTCAGCGGGGGAGGGGAAGTCATCCAGCGTTATTTGCTTTTCAAGGCATTCACCTTCGGCTGCGGTAGCATCGCGGAAGATAAAGCCATCACCGTTGGTGGCAAAAACAAAAGGAACGTCCAGCAGGCGCGCGTATTCAATGCCCTGTTGCATCCCTTTGCCAATTTCATGTTTGTTGGCTTTTGCTTCAATCACGGCTAAGGGAATGCCTGGTTTGTGATACAGCACGATGTCAGCAGATTTTACCGTTCTGCGTGCCGCAACTTTACCACGTACGATGACTTTACCGTCCCGGAGTTTGACCTCCTGTCTGATTTGCGTTGTGTTGTCCCAGCCTGCATTAAGAATGGCTGGCATAACGCATTTGGTAATGATGTCTGCTTCCGTCAGGTTACTTAGGTTCAGTTCCGCCATGGGGTGTTCTCGCTTTTATCAGGACGATTCTGATTGTACATAAAATCAATAGACTGGCTATGACTTAGGGCGGTGTTTCAACGTGAAGTACGTAACAGAGATCTCTGTTATACCTTGCTTGAATTAATCTGGGTATATCAGAGCCAGATAAACAGAAGTTACAGGAACCGTATCATCTCTAACAAAATATATAAAAATCTTATAGTTGCGTTTCTTTCGAGCAGGAAAGATAATGTTATTGTTGATTGTTTAATTGAGTATACAAAATGGAAGCTAAAGAATGTAAGGTGCATGATATCCTTACTGAAAACAAAAAGTTTATTATTCCTTCTTATCAGCGTCCTTACAGTTGGACGGTAGATAATGCAGAGCAACTCATTGATGACATTTATAAAAGCTCTCAATCAGAAGAGAATGAATATTTTATTGGGAGTATGATTTGTATCAATAAAGGGAAAAATCAGTATGAAGTTGTAGATGGGCAACAACGTCTTACAACGTTAAGCATTATTGTCTCTGAGCTAAAAAAAATCATCCCGATTCAGGGGGTAAAAGATGATTTGCAAAAAAGAGTTCTGCCTATTGATGTTTATTCTGATGAAACAGATGAACCAAGACTAATTGTAAGAAAAAAAGAGTATGACCTTTATAAATATTACATACTGCAGGATTCGAAAGATTATAAACCTGAAAAACCATCGGATACTGAGTTAGTATTCATTAGCAACGCTGAAACAATTAGAGATTATTTGTTGCGATTATCTGTTGATGAGTTGAAGTTGCTTGCTAAATATATTTTGCAAAATGTATATATCGTATTTGTGCAAACAGATGATTTCGCATCATCATTTAGACTCTTTAATGTATTAAATAGTCGTGGTTTACCTTTAAGTAATGCAGACCTTTTAAAAAATGCATTGTTTGAATCAGCTTCTACGCATAATAAAAAATCAGAGCAAATAGAATCAGCATGGTCGCAAATTGAAGATATGGTTGGAGTGAGACGGCTTGATAAATTTCTTACTCTTCATAAGCTTTCCGAGAAAAAAGATCGTGACAGGGTGTTACAAAAAAGTTTTGAAGCTTTTATTGAAAATCTCCAACAGCAATTTGATGGAGATGCTATTGCTATGTCACTGATGTTGGTTAATTCTGCAAAAAATTATACTAAGATATTAGAGAATGATTTTGAACATCCTTCAATACGACGAAAAATTGCATCGCTAAGTAATTTAGGGGTAGATGAGTGGATTCCTCCGGTTATGGCATTCATGAATCGGATGGCTCGTACAGAAGATTTTAATTTGGATGATTTTTCGCAATTTATTACAGCCTTTGAGAAGGTGTATATGCATGGGTGATTAAAAAAACAAATTAAAAGCCAAAGAGAAATGGTTTGTTATTCAGCTCTGGTCGCAATAAATGATGATATGCCTTTTGATTCTGTGATAAATCAGATAAACCAACATGCAGATAATTCAGGTTTTATAGCTGCTCTGGATGAAGATTTATATGAGCCTCGTCCGAATCAAGTGAACTTAATAAAAGCAATTTTGCTTCGCTTAGATATGGAGCAACAAGATGAGAGTGTGATTAAAACCTATACAGGGCGAATCATAATTGAGCATATTCTTCCTCAAGCATTAGTTAATGAATACTGGATTAATAGATTCCAACCTCAAGAGCATGTCTACTGGTTGCATAAAATAGGTAATTTGACACTCATAAGTGGCTCCAAAAATTCTGAAGCACAACACTATGATTTTATCAAAAAGAAATCTATTTATGAGAAACTTAATAGTAAAAGCTCTTTTGATTTAACAAAAGATGTTTGTAATTCTTCAGAATGGGGATTGGCTGAACTGAAAATGAGACATGAAAAAATGAAAACGCAATTGAAGAAGCTTTGGTTGGTCTGACATATCTAAAGAGTTCCACACGTAATAATGTTGCGGTGGAACTCTCGAAAAGTTGATCTTTCTCGAACTTACTTCCTCAACCCCGCAAACGCCGCCCTTATCTCTTCCTCTGGCAGCTGAATCCCGATAAACACCATCGTGCTATGCGGTTTTTCATCGCCCCACGGGCGATCCCAGTCGGCGCTGTAGAGGCGCTGGACGCCCTGGAACAGCAGGCGGTTAGGTTCGCCGTCAATCCACAGCATCCCTTTGTAACGCAGCAGTTTATCCGCCGATTCCAGCAGTAGGTTTTCCATCACCCGTGAAACTTCGCTGATATCTACCGGGTAATCCAGTTCCACCACAATCGACGAAATATCGTTTTGTTTATCAGCGATAAAGTGGAAACGTGGTTTGGTGCTGACGACGTTCTCTTCCAGCATAAAACCGTTGGTGTTGAACAGCAGGCCCAGGTCGATGTCGCCGTGGGTGACGGTGTAGACCGGTGCACGGGCGTTGATGCGCGCCAGGCGTTCACGCAGTTTCTCTGCTTCGCCTGCGACGTCGGTTTTAGTCAGCAGAATACGGTCGGCGTAGCCAACCTGGGACTGGGCGATGGTGAACTGGTTCATCTGCTCATCGGCATGTACCGCATCCACCAGCGCAATCACGCCGTCCAGCAGGTAGCGCTGGCATAAAATCTCATGGGAGAAAAAGGTCTGAATAATCGGGCCGGGATCGGCCATGCCGGTGCATTCAATCACCAGACGGTCGAACTGAATATTGCCCTTGTCGAGATTATCCAGCAGGTCGAGTAGCGCGTCTTCCAGCTCGTTGGAGCGCGAACAGCAGATGCAGCCGTTGGTCAGCGTTTTGATCTGCGTGGCGCGGTCGCCAATTAATTGATCGTCAACGGAGACTTCGCCGAATTCGTTTTCAATCACGGCAATCTTGTAGCCGTGTTGTTCGTTAAGAATATGGCGCAGCAGGGTGGTTTTGCCCGCGCCTAAAAAACCGGTGAGTAGGGTAACTGCAATCGGGTTCATGCTCTCTCCATTAACAACAGCGCATACCGCCTTTACCATCGCCGCCGTAGCGCGCGTTCTGGCGTTCGCGGAAGAATTCTTCATAGCTCATGTACGGCTTGTCGGGATGGTTGGTCTTCATATGCTCGACGTAGTTGTCGTAGTCTGGAATGCCAATCAACATCTTCGCCGCCTGGCCGAGATATTTTTTTGCCTGTCCTAAGTTACCAAACATAGTTCACTCTGATAAGAACAAAGCCCCGCCGAAGCGGGGCTGAGATTGCTGACAAACTCGCTTACAGGTCAATACGGTCACTGTTTGCTCCCTTTCCCTGGAAGGCGAGAGGGCCAGGGTAGAGTATTTATATACACCGACGCTGGCCTGTTCCCCTCACCCTAACCCTCTCCCCGAAGGGGCGAGGGGACAATCCGTGCGCTTGCCTGGCTTTGTCATCAGTCTGAGCCCCGCCGAAGCGGGGCTAAACACGGTTAGTGGTGCGAAGAGATCTTCACGCCGCCTTCCGGGATTGGAACGTACGGCGTTTCTTTGTCAGTACGTTTGTCGCTGTTACGCACCTTCAGCCAGGTTTTGAAACCGTAGAAGATGATGCTGTACACCACAATCAGGAACAGAATACTCAGACCCGCGTTGGTGTAGTTGTTCACAACGATGTGGTTCATGTTGGCAATCTGCTGCGCCGTCAGGTCAGTACCGTTAGCAATCTTCTCTTTGTACTGGCTTGCCATGTAGAAGAAGCCTTCCATCTGCGGGTTGGTGCTGAACAGTTTCAGGCCCAGCGCCCAGGTGGTGCAGATAAGCAGCCATACCGCCGGAACAACAGTTACCCAGATGTATTGGGTGCGCTTCATCTTAATCAGCACAACGGTGCCCAGTACCAGCGCCACGGCTGCCAGCATCTGGTTGGAGATACCGAACAGCGGCCACAGGCTCTTAACGCCGCCCAGCGGATCGACCACGCCCTGATACAGCAGGTAGCCCCACAGACCCACACAGCCCGCTGTACCGATGATACCGGCAACCAGAGAGTCGGTTTTTTTCAGGAACGGGATGAAGTTACCCAGTAGGTCTTGCAGCATAAAGCGGCCAGAACGCGTACCGGCATCCAGTGCGGTCAGGATGAACAGTGCTTCGAACAGAATACCGAAGTGATACCAGAAGCCCATGTCAGCCATCGGCAGCACTTTGTGGAACACGTGAGCGATACCTACCGCCAGCGTCGGCGCACCACCTGCACGGTTCAGGACAGAAGGTTCACCAATGTCTTTCGCGGTTTGCAGGATCTGCTCTGGCGAAATCACGAAGCCCCAGGAGCTGACGGTTGCTGCCGCGTGTGCGGTAACGTCTTTCAGCTGCGCCATGATGATCGGCGCGTTCTCGCCACCCATTTCATGCAGGTTAGGCATGGTGATGCCGAGACCCGCAGGCGGGGTATTCATCGCGAAGTAAAGACCCGGTTCGATGATGGACGCAGCAACCAGCGCCATAATCGCCACGAAGGACTCCATCAGCATTGCGCCGTAGCCAATGAAACGCGCGTCGGTTTCGTTAGCCAGCAGTTTCGGCGTCGTACCGGAAGAGATCAGTGCGTGGAAGCCAGATACCGCACCACAGGCGATGGTGATGAACAGGAACGGGAACAGAGCGCCTTTCCACAGCGGGCCAGTACCGTCAATGTACTGGGTCATCGCAGGCATTTTCAGTTCCGGGTTCAGTACCACGATACCCAGCGCCAGGCCGACGATAACGCCAATTTTCAGAAAGGTTGCCAGATAGTCGCGCGGTGCAAGGATCAGCCACACTGGCAGCAGTGCAGAAACAAACGCATAGCCAATCAGCGCGAAGGTAATGGTGGTGTCTTTAAAGGTCAGTGCCGGACCCCAGTACGGATCGTGAGCAATCACGCCACCGAAGTAGATAGAGGCAACCAGCAGCACGATACCAATGACAGAGACTTCACCCACACGCCCCGGACGGATAAAGCGCATGTAGATACCCATAAACAGCGCAATCGGCACGGTTGAGCAAACGGTGAAGACACCCCATGGACTTTCGGCCAGGGCTTTAACCACAATCAGCGCCAGGACGGCGAGGATGATGATCATAATTAAGAAACAGCCAAACAGCGCGATAGTTCCCGGTACTGGCCCCATCTCTTCTTTGATCATCTCACCGAGAGATGCGCCGTTACGGCGAGAAGAGATAAACAGCACCATAAAGTCCTGCACTGCACCGGCCAGCACCACCCCCGCCAGCAGCCACAGCGTACCTGGCAGGTAGCCCATCTGCGCGGCGAGAACCGGACCAACCAGCGGACCGGCACCGGCGATAGCGGCGAAGTGGTGACCAAACAACACGTAACGGTTGGTCGGAACGTAGTTCAGACCGTCGTTGTTAATAACCGCAGGCGTCGCGCGCGTGGGGTCGAGTTTCATCACTTTCTGGGCGATGTATAGGCTGTAGTAGCGATAAGCCACCAGATACACCGACACAGAGGCGACCACGATCCACAGGGCGCTGACGTGCTCCCCCCGACGTAATGCAACTACCGCGAGGCAGAATGCACCGATGATTCCAAGAATCACCCAGGGTATGTGCTTGAATATCTTTTTAGTATCCATAGTAAAACCTGGCATGTATTGATTAATAGTTGGCCGAAGCCGTTCTAGGTTTGCGTTGCGTTTGAGGAGGTAAATTGACCGCTATCCTGCAGTGATGTTGCCAGAGTTACGCGCGCGTAAAGTAAGGTAAATAACTGAGTGGTTAAATTAGGGACGTAAGCGGTCAGTTTTGCGGTTGAGCGGTATTGAGCAAGGTTTATGAAAGCTATTTATGTGATATTGATCACAACCGAAGCGATTTTTAGCCCTCAGTTGTGTTACTCATATAAAAATTATATTCATGCTATATATATTAAAACCCCATTTCCTCACTGATAATATTATTTTGGCCAATAATATTAATCTATTGGCAAATATCCTCACGTTCAAAATAGATACAGCTAATGTGAAAAATAAGAAAGAAAAATATATCAATACGCGGTTATTGTATTTTTGAACAAAAATAAAAAAGTGAGGTAAATTTAATCAATTTCAGGTCACTACCTATAAAGTTTTCTCATTCCAGGCCGAAAATTCTGCTATCGGTCAACAGGAAAAGAGAAACCATGTTAAAACGTATCAGGATCGTGACCAGCTTACTGCTGGTTTTGGCCGTTTTCGGCCTTTTGCAACTGACATCAGGCAGCCTGTTCTTTAACGCTTTAAAAAAGGACAAAGAAAATCTCTCCGTCTTACAAACCATTCGCCAGCAGCAATCTACGCTAAATGGCAGTTGGGTTGCGTTGTTGCAGACGCGTAACACCCTCAACCGTGCGGGTATCCGCTACATGATGGATCAGAACAATATTGGCAGCGGTTCAACCGTCGCCGAGCTGATGCAGAGTGCCACTATTTCGTTGAAACACGCGGAAAAAGACTGGGCAGATTACGAAGCACTACCGCGTAACTTGCATCAGAGCACAGCGGCTGCTACGGAGATCAAACGTAATTACGATATCTATCACAATGCACTGGCGGAGCTGATCCAGTTGTTAGGGGCGGGCAAAATCAACGAGTTTTTTGACCAACCTACTCAGGGATATCAGGACGGTTTCGAGAAGCAGTATATGGCGTACATGCAGCAAAACGATCGTCTCTATGACATCGCCGTCGCTGATAATAATGCTGCCTTTAACCAGGCAATGTGGGTGCTGGCGGGTGTGCTGATCGTCGTACTGGCGGTCATCTTCGTCGTTTGGTTTGGTATTAAAACATCGCTGGTAGCGCCGATGAATCGCCTGATCGACAACATTCGTCATATTGCTGGCGGCGATCTGGTGAAACCGATCGAGGTAGACGGCTCCAATGAAGTGGGGCAACTGGCAGAGAGTTTGCGCCATATGCAAAGTGAACTGGTACGTACCGTGGGTGATGTGCGTAATGGTGCAAATGCCATCTATAGCGGAGCCAGCGAAATCGCTACCGGTAATAACGATCTCTCTTCACGCACCGAGCAGCAAGCCGCTTCGTTAGAAGAGACGGCAGCCAGCATGGAGCAATTGACTGCGACAGTGAAACAGAATGCCGAGAACGCGCGACAGGCAAGCCATCTGGCGTTAAGTGCTTCCGAAACGGCACAACGTGGCGGTAATGTGGTCGATAGCGTGGTACAAACTATGCGCGATATCTCTACCAGTTCGCAGAAAATCGCCGATATTATCAGCGTTATCGACGGTATTGCTTTCCAGACTAATATTCTGGCCTTGAATGCGGCGGTCGAAGCAGCGCGTGCGGGTGAACAAGGGCGTGGTTTTGCGGTGGTCGCGGGAGAAGTGCGTAATCTGGCTCAGCGTAGCGCCCAGGCGGCGCGTGAAATTAAAAGTCTGATTGAAGATTCGGTTGGCAAAGTGGATGTCGGATCGACACTCGTCGAAAGCGCCGGGGAAACTATGGCGGAGATTGTCAGCGCCGTGACCCGCGTGACCGATATCATGGGCGAAATTGCCTCCGCTTCTGATGAGCAGAGTCGCGGTATCGATCAGGTTGGTTTAGCGGTTGTTGAGATGGACCGGGTAACGCAACAGAACGCTGCGCTGGTGGAAGAGTCAGCCGCTGCTGCTGCCGCGCTGGAAGAGCAGGCCAGCCGCCTGACTGAAGCTGTGGCTGTATTTCGTATTCAGCAAGAGCAACAGCGTCAGCGCGAAGCGTTGGCGGTAAAAACGGTGACGCCGGTTGTGCCGCGTAAAGCGGTAGTGGCTGATGGCGGGGATAACTGGGAAACGTTTTAATTGCCACAAAAAATGCCCGATAAGCGATGACTTATCGGGCAAGGGGAGATTACTCTTTATGCGGATCGCTAATGGGTTGATGTACCATGAAGATGTACGCCAGCGCGCCTGCTGCGGTGACGCAACCGCAGATGAGCAGCGCCAGACGGAATGAGTGAGTGGTATCGACAATAAAACCGGTAATAATCGGTGCTAATGAGGCACACATGAAGCTGGCAAAGTTCTGGATACTGCCCACTGACGCAGCCATGCGAGAAGCGACCGCTACGTGAACCAGCCCCCAGCAGGAGGTTCCAGCAAAGTGAAGGCAGAACAGCGCCATGCCAATCAGCAGAACCGCACTCATGGGGGTTGTCGCTTGTGGTACTACCAGAGTAAAGGCGGCTGAAATGAACATCCCGGTAACAATACAGAGCTTACGGTTCTTAATCGGCTTCATCCCGCCTTTGACCAGCCAGTCGGTCACATATCCGTTGAGTAGCATCCCGATCCCACCAAACAGGAAAGGTATTGCTGCCATCAAGCCCGTGCTTTTTAAATCCAGGTGATAGACTGTTTGCAGGTAACCTGGCAACCAGGCAATGTACAACCACCCCGCATAGTTCATACCACTGAAACCGAGCATCATTCCCCACATTGTGCGGTTACGAAACAGGCTGCGCCATTCGGCAAAAGTGAGTGGGTCGCGGCGGGTATTGACGCTACCGGCGTTGAGATAGGTTTGTTCAGCGGCGGTCAGCACCACCTGCTCGCGGTTGCGATAGAACATAAACCAGGCGATGGCGAGAAAAATGCCCAGTAAGCCGATGGTTATAAACATCCCACGCCAGCCGATGGCCAGCATTATCGCCGCCAGAATCGGCGGGCTTATGGCAATACCAATGACGGAGGCCGCGTTGAAAAAGCCCATCGGGCGTCCACGTTCTTTGATGTTGTACCAGTCGTTAATCACTTTAACACCGCACGGGTTCATGGGAGCCTCACCGATCCCCATACCTATGCGCATCAGCACGAACTGCGCCAGGCTGTGCACCATGCCAGACATTGCCTGGAACAGCGACCAGACGATCATCCCTAGCCCCAGCATCAGGCGTGGGCCTTTGCGGTCCAGCAGTATGCCTGCGGGCAATTGCGCAATCCCATAAGAGAGCGAGAACACGGAGAGTAAAGCGCCCATCTCGGTGGCGTTTAACCCCAGCTCTCCACGAATAGTTACATTTGCTACCGACAGCGAACTGCGATCGAGAAA
It encodes:
- a CDS encoding type I restriction-modification system subunit M, whose protein sequence is MSISSVIKSLQDIMRKDAGVDGDAQRLGQLSWLLFLKIFDAQEEALELEQDNYQYPIPQRYLWRSWAANAQGITGDSLLEFVNDDLFPALKNLTAPIDKNPRGYVVKQAFSDAYNYMKNGTLLRQVINKLNEIDFTSASERHLFGDIYEQILKDLQSAGNAGEFYTPRAVTRFMVDRIDPKLGESIMDPACGTGGFLACAFDHVKNKYVKSVADHQTLQQQIHGVEKKQLPHLLATTNMLLHGIEVPVQIRHDNTLNKPLSSWDEQLDVIVTNPPFGGTEEDGIEKNFPAEMQTRETADLFLQLIVEVLAKNGRAAVVLPDGTLFGEGVKTKIKKLLTEECNLHTIVRLPNGVFNPYTGIKTNLLFFTKGQPTKEIWFYEHPYPAGVKNYSKTKPMKFEEFQAEIDWWGNEADGFASRVENEQAWKVSIDDVIARNFNLDIKNPHQAETVSHDPDELLVQYAKQQAEIQTLRNQLRDILGAALSGKEVH
- the hsdR gene encoding EcoAI/FtnUII family type I restriction enzme subunit R, producing the protein MAELNLSNLTEADIITKCVMPAILNAGWDNTTQIRQEVKLRDGKVIVRGKVAARRTVKSADIVLYHKPGIPLAVIEAKANKHEIGKGMQQGIEYARLLDVPFVFATNGDGFIFRDATAAEGECLEKQITLDDFPSPAELWQKFCLWKGYTQAQLPVITQDYYDDGSGKSPRYYQLQAINKTIEAVSNGQNRILLVMATGTGKTYTAFQIIWRLWKSKNKKRILFLADRNILVDQTKNNDFQPFGTAMTKVSGRTIDPAYEIHLALYQAITGPEENQKAFKQVAPDFFDLIVIDECHRGSASEDSAWREILDYFSSATQIGLTATPKETHEVSSTDYFGDPVYVYSLKEGIEDGFLAPYKVVRVDIDVDLQGWRPTKGQTDLNGEVIDDRIYNQKDFDRTMVIDERTELVARTITDYLKRTNPMDKTIVFCNDIDHAERMRRALVNLNPEQVKKNDKYVMKITGDDEIGKAQLDNFINPKKPYPVIATTSELMTTGVDAKTCKLVVLDQNIQSMTKFKQIIGRGTRIDERYGKLWFTILDFKKATELFADERFDGIPEKVMDTTPEDIADPESDFEEKLEEISEHDEEQVTGVDEPPAPPYQVTDTDDVGPLPEEDEKKIRKFHVNGVAVGVIAQRVQYYDADGKLVTESFKDYTRKTLLKEYASLDDFTRKWQDADRKEAIIHELEQQGIIWEVLAEEVGKDLDPFDMLCHVVYGQPPLTRKERAENVRKRNYFTKYSEAAQAVLDNLLDKYADAGVQEIESIQVLKLKPFDSMGTLPEIIKTGFGDRNGYNQALSELENEIYQLPPRSA
- the yjiA gene encoding GTPase, whose protein sequence is MNPIAVTLLTGFLGAGKTTLLRHILNEQHGYKIAVIENEFGEVSVDDQLIGDRATQIKTLTNGCICCSRSNELEDALLDLLDNLDKGNIQFDRLVIECTGMADPGPIIQTFFSHEILCQRYLLDGVIALVDAVHADEQMNQFTIAQSQVGYADRILLTKTDVAGEAEKLRERLARINARAPVYTVTHGDIDLGLLFNTNGFMLEENVVSTKPRFHFIADKQNDISSIVVELDYPVDISEVSRVMENLLLESADKLLRYKGMLWIDGEPNRLLFQGVQRLYSADWDRPWGDEKPHSTMVFIGIQLPEEEIRAAFAGLRK
- a CDS encoding YbdD/YjiX family protein, coding for MFGNLGQAKKYLGQAAKMLIGIPDYDNYVEHMKTNHPDKPYMSYEEFFRERQNARYGGDGKGGMRCC